The following are encoded in a window of uncultured Pseudomonas sp. genomic DNA:
- a CDS encoding PPK2 family polyphosphate kinase → MSRLPDTLLDACLCDPAALFGQDPARDFGLDKQQAKQALAALRPWLNKQQRMLWANRRNALLLILQGTDCSGKDGVIRRVVNSFDPQGVRIHGFHKPDACEQRHDFLWRYQRRLPEPGLLGVFNRSYYEGLISDPLDGLCNLSELPARRQAIQAFEMQLITQHIQPLKCFLHLSKDEQKQRLRKRLEQPHKRWKLHRSDLQSYRQFDLRQQRWAEQLSASHSHAAPWYVIPADHRWLRDWIIASLLAREFERLQLDWPDDPAPFSLEDL, encoded by the coding sequence ATGAGTCGCCTGCCGGACACGCTGCTGGATGCCTGCCTGTGTGATCCGGCGGCACTCTTTGGGCAAGATCCGGCCCGCGACTTCGGTTTAGACAAACAGCAGGCCAAGCAGGCGTTGGCGGCCCTGCGGCCCTGGCTCAACAAACAGCAGCGCATGCTCTGGGCCAATCGCCGCAATGCCCTGCTGCTGATCCTGCAAGGCACCGACTGTTCCGGTAAAGACGGGGTGATTCGCCGGGTGGTCAACAGCTTCGACCCCCAGGGCGTACGTATTCACGGTTTCCATAAACCCGATGCCTGCGAACAACGCCATGACTTTCTCTGGCGCTATCAGCGTCGCTTGCCAGAGCCAGGCCTGCTCGGCGTATTTAACCGCAGTTACTACGAGGGACTGATCAGCGATCCGTTGGATGGTCTGTGCAACCTCAGCGAATTGCCTGCTCGCCGCCAGGCCATCCAAGCCTTCGAAATGCAGCTAATCACCCAGCACATCCAGCCGCTGAAGTGCTTTTTGCACCTATCCAAAGACGAGCAAAAACAACGCCTGCGTAAACGCCTGGAGCAACCGCATAAGCGCTGGAAGCTGCACCGTAGCGACCTGCAATCGTACCGTCAGTTTGATCTGCGCCAGCAGCGTTGGGCCGAGCAGTTAAGTGCCAGCCACAGCCATGCTGCGCCCTGGTATGTGATACCGGCCGACCATCGCTGGTTACGCGACTGGATAATCGCCAGCCTGCTGGCCCGCGAATTTGAACGTTTGCAACTGGACTGGCCGGATGACCCGGCACCGTTCAGTCTGGAAGACCTGTAA
- the sbcD gene encoding exonuclease subunit SbcD, translated as MRILHTSDWHLGQHFMGKTRQAEHQAFCAWLIEQVRAQAVDAVLIVGDIFDTGAPPSYAREQYNRFIVELRATGCELVVLGGNHDSVAMLGESKTLLAQLGTRVIPGVCEQLDEQLLALHRRDGSVGALLCGIPFIRPRDVLLSQAGQSAQDKQLSLQQAIQQHYQDLYALAEAKRLELGGELPIIATGHLTTVGASASDSVREIYVGSLEAFPTSAFPPAAYIALGHIHRPQKVGGLEHIRYCGSPIPLSFDEAKQQKEVLLVELDVSGLRSIQPLLVPRFQPLLSLRGSLKELGVAIQEAAKQGSVEQPVWLEVLVGTDDYLSDLQLRIAALCEGLPVEVLRIRRERGNAAASLQGQAKETLDELSVEEVFAQRLSSETLEEAEQTKLLGLYQQVVSELCEGDA; from the coding sequence ATGCGCATCCTGCACACCTCCGACTGGCACCTCGGCCAGCACTTTATGGGCAAGACTCGCCAGGCCGAGCACCAGGCTTTTTGTGCCTGGTTGATCGAGCAGGTGCGCGCGCAGGCAGTGGATGCTGTGCTGATTGTCGGTGATATTTTCGACACAGGCGCGCCGCCCAGTTATGCCCGTGAGCAGTACAACCGCTTTATCGTCGAGTTGCGCGCCACCGGCTGTGAGCTGGTGGTGCTCGGCGGTAATCATGATTCGGTGGCCATGCTCGGCGAGAGTAAAACTCTGCTGGCGCAACTCGGTACGCGGGTGATTCCCGGCGTCTGCGAGCAGCTGGATGAGCAACTGCTGGCGCTGCATCGGCGTGACGGTTCCGTCGGCGCATTGCTCTGTGGCATCCCCTTTATCCGCCCGCGTGATGTGTTACTCAGCCAGGCTGGGCAGAGCGCCCAGGACAAGCAGCTGTCGCTGCAGCAGGCGATCCAGCAGCACTACCAGGACCTCTATGCCTTGGCCGAAGCCAAGCGTCTGGAGCTGGGCGGCGAGCTGCCGATTATTGCCACTGGCCACCTGACCACTGTGGGAGCCAGCGCCAGTGATTCGGTGCGCGAGATTTATGTCGGCAGCCTGGAGGCCTTTCCTACCAGCGCCTTTCCGCCGGCGGCCTATATCGCCCTGGGGCATATCCATCGCCCGCAGAAGGTCGGTGGTCTGGAGCATATTCGCTACTGCGGCTCGCCTATCCCGCTGAGTTTTGATGAAGCCAAGCAGCAGAAAGAAGTGTTGCTGGTTGAGCTCGACGTCAGCGGTTTGCGCAGCATTCAGCCATTGTTGGTGCCGCGGTTTCAGCCGTTGCTGTCGCTGCGCGGCTCACTTAAGGAACTAGGCGTGGCCATCCAAGAAGCGGCCAAGCAGGGCAGTGTCGAGCAGCCGGTATGGCTGGAAGTGCTGGTCGGCACCGATGACTACCTCAGCGACCTGCAACTGCGCATCGCCGCCCTGTGCGAGGGGCTGCCGGTCGAGGTGCTGCGCATCCGCCGTGAGCGCGGCAATGCTGCCGCCAGCCTGCAAGGCCAGGCCAAGGAAACCCTGGACGAGCTGAGCGTGGAGGAGGTGTTCGCCCAGCGGCTGAGCAGCGAAACCTTAGAGGAAGCCGAGCAGACCAAGCTGCTCGGGCTGTATCAACAGGTGGTGAGTGAGCTGTGCGAGGGCGACGCATGA
- the yejK gene encoding nucleoid-associated protein YejK: MPIRHCIVHLIDKKPDGTPAVLHARDTELGASQAIENMLADLNESYNAKQGKAWGFFHEESGAYPFSGWLKAYLDNSQDFAAFSRQAVEQLQKLMEESNLSTGGHVLFAHYQQGMTDYLAIALLHHSEGVAVNDALDVTAAKHLDLSQLHLAARINISEWQNNANSKQYISFIKGKNGKKVSEYFRDFIGCQEGVDGPGETRTLLKAFSDFVESEDLPEEQAREKTKTLVGYASSQAKLGEPMTLTELSGLIDEERPKAFYEHIRNKDYGLSPEIPADKRTLNQFQRFTGRAEGLSISFEAHLLGSKVEYDESTDTLVIRNLPTQLTDQLKRRKN; encoded by the coding sequence ATGCCGATCCGCCACTGTATCGTCCACCTGATCGACAAGAAGCCCGATGGCACGCCCGCAGTGCTGCATGCTCGCGACACCGAGCTGGGCGCGTCCCAGGCCATCGAGAACATGCTCGCCGACCTCAACGAGAGCTATAACGCCAAGCAGGGCAAAGCCTGGGGCTTCTTTCACGAAGAGTCCGGCGCTTACCCGTTCAGCGGTTGGCTGAAGGCTTATCTGGATAACAGCCAGGACTTCGCCGCGTTCAGCCGTCAGGCCGTGGAGCAGCTGCAGAAGCTGATGGAAGAATCCAACCTATCCACCGGCGGCCATGTGCTGTTCGCCCACTACCAGCAAGGCATGACCGACTACCTGGCCATCGCCCTGCTGCACCACAGCGAAGGCGTGGCGGTGAACGATGCGCTGGACGTAACGGCCGCCAAGCATCTGGACCTCAGCCAGTTGCACCTGGCAGCGCGGATCAACATTTCCGAATGGCAGAACAACGCCAACTCCAAGCAATACATCTCGTTTATCAAGGGCAAGAACGGCAAGAAGGTCTCGGAGTACTTCCGCGATTTTATCGGCTGTCAGGAAGGTGTCGACGGCCCAGGGGAAACCCGCACCCTGCTGAAAGCCTTCAGCGACTTCGTGGAAAGCGAAGACCTGCCGGAAGAACAGGCCCGCGAAAAAACCAAGACCCTGGTCGGCTACGCCAGCAGCCAGGCCAAGCTGGGCGAGCCGATGACCCTCACCGAACTATCCGGGCTGATCGATGAAGAGCGGCCTAAGGCGTTTTACGAGCATATCCGCAACAAGGACTACGGCCTGTCGCCGGAAATCCCAGCGGATAAGCGCACCCTCAACCAGTTCCAGCGTTTTACCGGCCGCGCCGAAGGCCTGTCGATCAGCTTCGAAGCGCACCTGCTGGGTTCAAAGGTCGAGTACGACGAAAGCACTGACACCTTGGTGATTCGCAACCTGCCGACCCAGCTCACCGACCAACTCAAGCGCCGTAAAAACTAG
- a CDS encoding Lrp/AsnC family transcriptional regulator has translation MDKFDQQILALLRADARLPVSQIAREVNLSRSAVSERVRQLEQRGVISGYHAHVTLPGEAAIKGYLELFYSGGRCEHYVELMRVFPEVRRCSGISGETDMLVYIEAPSMLRFSEVRGEIENFPGMQKVKTHMMVKDWTF, from the coding sequence GTGGACAAGTTCGACCAGCAGATACTCGCCTTGCTGCGCGCCGATGCGCGTTTACCCGTCAGCCAGATCGCCCGCGAGGTCAACCTGTCGCGCTCGGCGGTGAGTGAGCGAGTCCGCCAACTGGAGCAGCGCGGCGTGATCAGCGGCTACCACGCACACGTAACGCTGCCGGGTGAGGCGGCGATCAAGGGCTATCTGGAGTTGTTCTACAGCGGCGGCCGTTGTGAGCACTATGTCGAGTTGATGCGCGTATTCCCCGAAGTGCGGCGCTGCAGCGGCATCAGCGGTGAGACCGACATGCTGGTGTATATCGAGGCGCCTTCAATGCTGCGCTTTAGTGAGGTGCGTGGCGAGATCGAAAACTTCCCCGGTATGCAGAAAGTGAAGACTCATATGATGGTTAAGGATTGGACCTTTTGA
- a CDS encoding TAXI family TRAP transporter solute-binding subunit, whose translation MRRILHDLKILILTNLWIVPVLAGLVGALFYFAAPPPPMHARLATGSENGGYHAFGVRLQAELALHGFTLELVPSAGSQDNLSKLTADEVELALVQSGQELSLSDEQREKIAGLGVMYREPLWLFVGEHVPFERLANLTQLRLAIGSEGSGTQAVTAALLSANRIAPENYPPQWQALGGRRAADELIAGTLDAAFFIGPAENVLLQRLAAEPKLRLVGLRRIDAYLARLPYLSQLQVGEGMLDLAHNVPSTNIATLGPVATLVAGEDFHPSLTPLILEATKTVLKNGSLLDPAGSYPARPPLSLPILDEAEYYYAKGLPILQRYLPFRIASLADRYIILAIPLLVLLFPLFKAIGPIYQWRIRARIYRWYKHLREIDQQLYKGKLSGNIGAEIERLEKLEDELAQVEVPLSYSNELYELHMHLRYMIERLSSYQRRTTDQAKVG comes from the coding sequence ATGCGCCGCATTCTTCATGACCTGAAAATCCTCATCCTCACCAACCTGTGGATCGTGCCGGTACTAGCCGGCCTAGTCGGTGCGCTGTTTTACTTTGCCGCGCCGCCACCGCCGATGCACGCGCGCCTGGCCACTGGCAGTGAAAACGGCGGTTACCATGCCTTCGGCGTGCGCTTGCAAGCTGAGCTGGCGCTGCACGGCTTCACCCTGGAACTGGTGCCCAGCGCTGGCTCGCAGGACAACCTGAGCAAACTCACGGCCGACGAGGTGGAACTGGCTCTGGTGCAAAGTGGCCAAGAGTTGAGCCTGAGCGATGAGCAGCGCGAGAAAATTGCCGGCCTCGGCGTGATGTACCGCGAGCCACTGTGGTTGTTCGTAGGCGAACATGTGCCGTTCGAACGCTTGGCCAACCTGACGCAACTGCGCCTGGCCATCGGCTCAGAGGGCAGCGGCACCCAGGCGGTAACCGCCGCGTTGCTGAGTGCCAACCGCATCGCGCCTGAGAACTATCCGCCGCAGTGGCAAGCGCTTGGCGGTCGCCGCGCCGCCGATGAGTTGATCGCCGGCACGCTGGACGCCGCCTTCTTCATCGGCCCGGCGGAAAATGTGCTGCTGCAGCGCCTGGCCGCCGAACCGAAGCTCCGCCTGGTCGGCCTGCGCCGCATTGATGCCTACCTGGCGCGCCTGCCGTACCTGAGCCAGCTGCAGGTCGGTGAAGGCATGCTCGACTTGGCTCATAACGTGCCAAGCACGAACATTGCCACCCTCGGCCCGGTCGCCACCTTGGTCGCCGGCGAAGACTTTCACCCCTCGCTGACCCCGCTGATCCTCGAAGCCACCAAAACCGTGCTGAAGAACGGCAGCCTGCTTGATCCAGCTGGCAGTTACCCGGCTCGCCCGCCGCTGTCGCTGCCGATTCTGGATGAGGCCGAGTACTACTACGCCAAGGGTTTGCCGATCCTGCAGCGCTACCTGCCATTTCGTATCGCCTCGCTGGCCGACCGCTACATCATCCTCGCCATCCCGCTGCTGGTGCTGCTGTTCCCGCTGTTCAAGGCCATTGGCCCGATTTACCAGTGGCGCATCCGCGCACGCATCTACCGCTGGTACAAGCACCTGCGCGAGATCGACCAGCAGCTGTACAAAGGCAAGCTGAGCGGCAACATCGGCGCAGAAATCGAGCGTCTGGAAAAACTCGAAGACGAACTGGCCCAGGTAGAAGTGCCGCTGTCCTACTCCAACGAGCTGTATGAGCTGCACATGCACCTGCGTTACATGATTGAACGCTTGAGCTCCTACCAGCGGCGCACGACTGACCAAGCGAAGGTCGGGTAA
- the yjeH gene encoding L-methionine/branched-chain amino acid transporter yields the protein MSRLNQELGLLQGIGLLSTSLLGTGVFVIPALAATAAGEASLWAWMILIALVLPVAFTFAQLGRRFPHAGGAPHLIGRAFGPRMERLSALLFLAVLPVGLPAALNIASGFWQALFDLTHNQALIIELATLAAILLLGQRPAKASGLIQGAIAVAIIGTIALIWWVGDLPASHQPLLPPISGSWHLLPTALAVMFWCFVGIEAFTHMGEEFKNPERDFPLALLFGVLLAGLVYWACSVAVLSLHAYGDVQTDAASLPRLLDLLLGEKARWLAATVGYLACFASMNVYMQGFARLIWSLADEGKLPDSLAQRNQHGVPARALLLVVLACALCAGLASVLNLTVDDLIRYANGNFVLVYLFSMAAGWVLLRGIWRWLAAFSALLCGLVLLMLGMDAGYALALLAVLGLLDRLNEQRSMRLAAGPH from the coding sequence ATGAGTCGTCTGAATCAGGAATTGGGCCTGTTGCAAGGGATTGGCCTGCTAAGCACCTCGTTACTCGGTACCGGAGTTTTCGTGATTCCGGCGCTGGCGGCGACGGCCGCCGGTGAGGCCTCGTTATGGGCCTGGATGATCCTTATCGCCCTGGTGCTGCCGGTGGCGTTTACTTTTGCCCAATTGGGCCGGCGCTTCCCCCATGCCGGCGGTGCACCGCACCTGATCGGCCGCGCCTTTGGCCCGCGCATGGAGCGCCTCAGCGCGCTGCTGTTTCTCGCTGTGCTGCCAGTGGGTTTACCGGCGGCGCTGAATATTGCCAGCGGCTTCTGGCAGGCGTTATTTGACCTCACGCATAACCAGGCGCTGATCATTGAGCTGGCGACCCTGGCCGCCATCCTCCTGCTCGGCCAGCGCCCAGCCAAGGCTTCGGGTTTGATTCAGGGCGCGATTGCCGTAGCGATTATTGGCACCATCGCGCTGATCTGGTGGGTCGGCGACTTGCCCGCCAGCCACCAGCCACTGCTGCCGCCGATTAGCGGTTCCTGGCACCTGCTGCCAACGGCGCTGGCCGTGATGTTCTGGTGTTTTGTCGGCATCGAAGCCTTTACCCACATGGGCGAAGAGTTCAAGAACCCTGAGCGCGACTTTCCGCTGGCCTTGCTGTTCGGCGTGCTGCTGGCGGGTTTGGTGTACTGGGCCTGTTCGGTGGCGGTGCTGAGCCTCCATGCTTACGGTGATGTGCAGACCGACGCGGCTTCGCTGCCACGCTTGCTCGACCTGCTGCTGGGCGAGAAGGCCCGCTGGTTGGCCGCCACGGTCGGTTACCTAGCCTGCTTCGCCTCAATGAACGTGTATATGCAGGGCTTTGCCCGGCTGATCTGGAGCCTGGCCGACGAAGGCAAGCTGCCGGACAGCCTGGCCCAGCGCAACCAACACGGGGTGCCGGCGCGCGCCCTGCTGCTGGTGGTGCTCGCCTGCGCGCTGTGCGCCGGCCTGGCCAGCGTGCTCAACCTGACGGTGGACGACCTGATCCGCTACGCCAACGGCAACTTCGTGCTGGTCTACCTGTTCAGCATGGCCGCGGGCTGGGTGTTGCTGCGTGGGATCTGGCGCTGGCTGGCCGCATTCAGCGCACTGTTGTGCGGCCTGGTGCTGCTGATGCTCGGCATGGATGCAGGCTATGCCCTGGCCTTGCTCGCCGTACTCGGCCTGCTCGACCGCCTCAATGAGCAGCGCAGCATGCGCCTGGCGGCCGGGCCACACTGA